In a genomic window of Halalkalicoccus sp. CG83:
- a CDS encoding CbiX/SirB N-terminal domain-containing protein produces MSRTTGAAAAFDDEAVLLVGHGSRREESNDQVRELAAGLEGRLEVPVDAAFLELAEPAIDEAIATLAPTVSTVTTVQLSLFAASHVKNDVPLAVQRARGEHPGLTINNGAHLGIHPAIVDLLDDRVAAVEDDLGVDRANDDVAVVLCARGSSDPDANADVHKLARLLYEGRDFSRVEATFIGVTEPLLDETLHDVAKVRPDAVAVVPYMLGDGVLTERIRDGTVEFDDDYPYVDAAAGDPLGTDDRLLAVLADRWQEARSGSVEMSCDTCKYKVELDGYEEDRGGARAMLRALTHQETHADREDVDDDPHVHDAPEKHVAVCTNQTCAADGAPTVLERLRQATRDSEACDARITRSSCLGRCGDGPMVAVYPDGVWYGDVDEDDAERIVSSHLDRGRIVSDAVDQTL; encoded by the coding sequence ATGAGCCGGACTACTGGCGCCGCCGCGGCGTTCGACGACGAGGCGGTGCTGCTGGTGGGTCACGGCTCGCGGCGCGAGGAGTCGAACGACCAAGTGAGGGAGCTCGCCGCCGGCCTGGAAGGCCGGCTGGAAGTTCCCGTCGACGCGGCGTTCCTCGAGCTCGCCGAGCCGGCGATCGACGAGGCGATCGCGACGCTCGCGCCGACCGTTTCGACGGTCACGACGGTACAGCTGTCGTTGTTCGCCGCCAGCCACGTGAAGAACGACGTGCCGCTGGCGGTCCAGCGCGCCCGCGGCGAGCATCCGGGCTTGACGATCAACAACGGCGCTCATCTGGGCATCCACCCGGCGATCGTCGACCTGCTCGACGACCGCGTGGCCGCCGTCGAGGACGATCTGGGCGTCGACCGCGCGAACGACGACGTCGCGGTCGTGCTCTGTGCGCGCGGCTCGAGCGATCCCGACGCGAACGCCGACGTCCACAAGCTCGCCCGGCTGCTGTACGAGGGTCGAGACTTCTCCCGGGTCGAGGCGACGTTCATCGGCGTCACCGAGCCCCTGCTCGACGAGACGCTCCACGACGTCGCGAAGGTGCGTCCAGACGCGGTCGCCGTCGTTCCCTACATGCTGGGCGACGGCGTTCTCACCGAACGGATCCGCGATGGTACCGTCGAGTTCGACGACGACTACCCATACGTCGACGCCGCGGCCGGCGATCCCCTGGGTACCGACGACCGGCTGCTCGCGGTGTTGGCCGACCGCTGGCAGGAGGCTCGGTCGGGAAGCGTCGAGATGTCCTGCGATACGTGCAAGTACAAGGTCGAACTCGACGGGTACGAGGAGGATCGGGGCGGCGCCCGCGCCATGTTACGCGCGCTGACCCACCAGGAGACCCACGCCGACCGCGAGGACGTCGACGACGACCCGCACGTCCACGACGCACCGGAGAAACACGTCGCCGTCTGTACGAACCAGACCTGCGCCGCCGACGGTGCGCCCACAGTCCTGGAGCGGCTTCGCCAGGCCACCCGCGACTCCGAGGCGTGTGACGCTCGGATCACCCGCTCGTCCTGTCTGGGGCGCTGTGGCGACGGGCCGATGGTCGCGGTCTACCCCGACGGCGTCTGGTACGGCGACGTCGACGAGGACGACGCCGAGCGGATCGTCTCCTCGCATCTCGACCGGGGCCGCATCGTCTCGGACGCCGTCGACCAGACGCTCTGA
- a CDS encoding cobalamin biosynthesis protein: protein MSIEIDRPKHMLAAHPETAYFWGRVAGDGIVEDDCVTVRTADETAARRVAAIAGAEQVDHRIVERDFAHDTAIARSEDEYTVQVFGNLAERASAALGLPIEGQPGGFRFDAFAEHDRQLLRGILEACGVVCFRESSGEVGVSFVHEDRQLHRRVRSLLDGIEPAAGYGELQESSSGGYWFGLDDATTADVAAWLYEGSDRTGLFSPSRRRKTLRSVERATGREVGTLQGAGDSDASR from the coding sequence ATGTCAATCGAGATCGATAGACCGAAACACATGCTCGCGGCCCATCCGGAGACGGCGTACTTCTGGGGGCGGGTCGCGGGCGACGGCATAGTGGAGGACGACTGCGTGACGGTGCGGACGGCCGACGAGACCGCCGCCCGCCGCGTCGCGGCGATCGCGGGCGCCGAACAGGTCGACCACCGGATCGTCGAACGCGACTTCGCCCACGACACCGCGATCGCCCGCAGCGAGGACGAGTATACGGTCCAGGTGTTCGGCAATCTCGCCGAGCGCGCGAGCGCGGCGCTGGGGCTGCCGATCGAGGGACAGCCCGGCGGCTTCCGGTTCGACGCCTTCGCCGAGCACGATCGCCAGCTTCTCAGAGGTATCCTCGAGGCCTGTGGCGTCGTCTGTTTCCGTGAGTCGTCGGGGGAGGTCGGCGTCTCGTTCGTCCACGAGGACCGCCAGTTACACCGCCGCGTCCGGTCACTGCTCGACGGGATCGAGCCTGCGGCCGGCTACGGTGAGCTCCAGGAGAGCTCGAGCGGCGGCTACTGGTTCGGACTGGACGACGCTACGACCGCAGACGTCGCCGCCTGGCTCTACGAGGGGAGCGACCGGACGGGGCTGTTCTCGCCGAGCCGCCGGCGAAAAACTCTCAGAAGCGTCGAACGGGCGACCGGGCGCGAGGTGGGAACGCTTCAGGGGGCGGGCGATTCGGACGCGAGCCGATGA
- a CDS encoding ferredoxin — MATHDTDTDTHEDGTPAYRVTIDTDACEGIFACLTRDPRFVEGDDGLATIDPAADPVPPEGSDDGRIREEDGRIVAAFADDRIEEARTAAAACPPNAITVEECPPRATDGGERTERTDDRTRTDER, encoded by the coding sequence ATGGCCACCCACGACACCGACACTGATACACACGAGGACGGGACGCCCGCCTATCGCGTCACGATCGACACGGACGCCTGCGAGGGCATCTTCGCCTGCCTGACGCGCGATCCCCGGTTCGTCGAAGGCGACGACGGGCTGGCGACGATCGATCCCGCGGCGGATCCAGTCCCCCCTGAGGGCAGCGACGACGGGCGGATCCGCGAGGAGGACGGCCGGATCGTCGCGGCGTTCGCTGACGACCGGATCGAGGAGGCGCGAACGGCCGCGGCGGCCTGTCCGCCGAACGCGATCACCGTCGAGGAATGCCCACCACGCGCCACCGATGGCGGCGAACGGACGGAACGCACGGACGACCGAACGCGAACGGACGAGAGGTGA
- the cobJ gene encoding precorrin-3B C(17)-methyltransferase, translating into MSTDSETETAETERRTDTKSNCGASNSESTADTSGSSCGGSASTEAEAGASETAGTGSSSKCGASNSSSNTTNESSSSGCGASSSDDGDEEEVGATVDDFDSAPGRLVAVGLGPGEPTGMTSRAKRALAESEHIVGYTTYVELLPDEIVEDAEDIYDTPMCGEVSRTEEAIDRALAGNDVAIIGSGDPNVYALSGLALEILESKGATASMVDFEVVPGVPAAQSCGARLGAPLVNDTVSISLSDHLTPMPEIESRLHAVASEGFTIAIYNPWSRKRRENFEKCCEILLTHRDPDTPVGIVHAAGREDERTLITTLGELEALGEEEIIDMTTTILVGNEETYVWDDRMVTPRGYETKYEY; encoded by the coding sequence ATGAGCACTGACTCAGAGACCGAGACGGCGGAAACGGAGCGGCGTACGGACACGAAATCGAACTGCGGAGCGTCGAACTCCGAATCGACGGCCGACACGAGCGGGTCGAGCTGCGGCGGCTCGGCCTCGACCGAGGCGGAAGCGGGCGCCTCGGAGACGGCCGGGACCGGTTCGTCGTCGAAGTGTGGGGCGTCGAACTCGAGTTCGAACACGACGAACGAATCGAGCTCCTCGGGCTGTGGCGCCTCCTCGAGCGACGACGGAGACGAGGAGGAGGTCGGCGCGACGGTCGACGACTTCGATAGCGCTCCCGGCCGCCTCGTCGCCGTGGGCCTCGGTCCCGGCGAGCCCACCGGAATGACCTCGCGAGCCAAACGTGCGCTCGCCGAGAGCGAACACATCGTCGGCTACACCACCTACGTCGAGCTGCTGCCCGACGAGATCGTCGAGGATGCCGAGGACATCTACGACACGCCGATGTGCGGCGAGGTCTCCCGGACCGAGGAGGCGATCGACCGCGCGCTCGCGGGCAATGACGTCGCGATCATCGGCAGCGGCGACCCCAACGTCTACGCGCTCTCGGGGCTCGCGCTGGAGATCCTCGAATCGAAGGGCGCGACGGCCTCGATGGTCGACTTCGAGGTCGTCCCCGGCGTGCCCGCCGCCCAGTCGTGTGGCGCCCGACTCGGCGCCCCGCTAGTGAATGACACCGTCTCGATCTCGCTGTCGGACCACCTCACGCCGATGCCCGAGATCGAGTCACGGCTCCACGCCGTCGCGAGCGAGGGCTTCACGATCGCGATCTACAACCCCTGGAGCCGAAAGCGCCGCGAGAACTTCGAGAAGTGCTGCGAGATCCTCCTCACACACCGCGATCCCGACACGCCGGTCGGGATCGTCCACGCCGCCGGCCGCGAGGACGAACGGACGCTGATCACGACGCTCGGGGAGCTCGAGGCGCTCGGCGAGGAGGAGATCATCGACATGACGACGACGATCCTCGTGGGCAACGAGGAGACGTACGTCTGGGACGACCGGATGGTGACCCCCCGCGGCTACGAGACGAAGTACGAGTACTGA
- a CDS encoding precorrin-3B C(17)-methyltransferase — protein sequence MSAIDDDDSELGTLYVVGIGPGLPGEMTQRAKDVIRNADCVIASNLYQEFLRHDGTLPPEDAVADGGTTATASPGRDQEVVRSTMGRQIELAREAFERVRDGEDVAHVSGGDPNVYGKSDLLFVMARAEEAHEIPIEIVPGVTAALGGAANLGAPLSNDFCTISLSDKWRGWAEIEEKLRAAAISGFVIVLYNCWRNYERAVGIVREERSDDVPVAIFNDACRGDAGRNGEDRTITTLGEATEHDDEVSGMGTSLLIGTHETEVWENDYERFLVTPRGGRDVDDF from the coding sequence ATGAGCGCGATTGACGACGATGACTCCGAGCTCGGCACGCTCTACGTCGTCGGGATCGGCCCCGGACTGCCGGGCGAGATGACACAACGCGCGAAGGACGTGATCCGCAACGCCGACTGCGTGATCGCCTCGAACCTCTATCAGGAGTTCCTCCGGCACGACGGCACCCTGCCGCCGGAGGACGCGGTGGCCGACGGGGGCACTACGGCCACGGCGTCGCCGGGTCGCGACCAGGAGGTGGTCCGCTCGACGATGGGCCGCCAGATCGAACTCGCTCGCGAGGCCTTCGAGCGGGTTCGCGACGGCGAGGACGTCGCGCACGTCTCGGGGGGCGATCCGAACGTCTACGGTAAGAGCGACCTCCTGTTCGTGATGGCCCGGGCGGAGGAGGCCCACGAGATCCCCATCGAGATCGTCCCCGGGGTGACGGCGGCATTGGGCGGTGCGGCCAACCTCGGTGCACCCCTCTCGAACGACTTCTGTACGATCTCGCTCTCGGACAAGTGGCGCGGCTGGGCGGAGATCGAGGAGAAGCTTCGCGCGGCGGCGATCAGCGGGTTCGTGATCGTCCTCTACAACTGCTGGCGCAACTACGAGCGGGCGGTCGGGATCGTCCGCGAGGAACGAAGCGACGACGTCCCGGTGGCGATCTTCAACGACGCCTGTCGGGGCGACGCCGGGCGCAACGGCGAGGACCGGACGATCACGACGCTCGGCGAGGCCACCGAACACGACGACGAGGTCTCCGGGATGGGCACCTCGCTGCTGATCGGTACCCACGAGACCGAGGTCTGGGAGAACGACTACGAACGCTTTCTCGTCACCCCGCGCGGCGGGCGTGACGTCGACGACTTCTAA
- the cbiG gene encoding cobalt-precorrin 5A hydrolase, which translates to MSTDTDTENDATSGSNSCKAPDNDGEVAEEIAIVAFERKMETAEEIVEGIGDRYERIEILEYHGDVFAEHWGEYDCFVGLMASGIAMRKTAPLLDDKWDDPAICVVDEELTWAIPITGGHHGANQVADDLASMGAVPAMTTASEAADKQGVEKQAKALDAHVVNGDSTVATNLAVLDDELGPVERLDGPKAVLVGDDVTVLKRNEEDGIVLGTGSVSGARKEQFLAAWNRALEEAEREWTDVEFVATGTRKEEEEGLLEAAAEKGLGVISLTKADLERFEGPTPSRSKELIGWPGISEASAIAAGRDHELLVEKLSHEDSVTVAVGR; encoded by the coding sequence ATGAGCACCGACACGGATACCGAGAACGACGCCACGAGCGGGTCGAACAGCTGCAAAGCACCCGACAACGACGGCGAGGTCGCGGAGGAGATCGCCATCGTCGCCTTCGAGCGCAAGATGGAGACGGCCGAGGAGATCGTCGAGGGGATCGGCGATCGTTACGAACGGATCGAGATCCTCGAGTATCACGGCGACGTCTTCGCCGAGCACTGGGGCGAGTACGACTGCTTCGTCGGGTTGATGGCGAGCGGCATCGCGATGCGAAAGACCGCTCCGCTGCTCGACGACAAGTGGGACGACCCCGCGATCTGCGTCGTCGATGAGGAGCTCACGTGGGCGATCCCCATCACGGGGGGCCACCACGGCGCGAACCAGGTCGCCGACGACCTGGCGTCGATGGGCGCGGTGCCCGCGATGACCACCGCGAGCGAGGCGGCCGACAAACAGGGCGTCGAGAAACAGGCCAAAGCGCTGGACGCTCACGTCGTCAACGGCGATTCAACCGTGGCGACCAACCTCGCCGTGCTCGACGACGAGCTCGGTCCCGTAGAGCGCCTCGACGGACCGAAGGCGGTGTTGGTCGGCGACGACGTCACCGTGTTGAAACGCAACGAGGAGGACGGCATCGTCCTCGGAACGGGGAGCGTCTCCGGCGCCCGCAAGGAGCAGTTCCTCGCGGCGTGGAATCGGGCGCTCGAGGAAGCGGAGAGGGAGTGGACCGACGTGGAGTTCGTCGCCACGGGCACTCGTAAAGAGGAGGAGGAGGGTCTGCTCGAGGCCGCCGCGGAGAAGGGGCTGGGCGTGATCTCGCTGACCAAGGCGGACCTCGAGCGGTTCGAGGGTCCGACCCCCTCGCGATCGAAGGAGCTGATCGGCTGGCCGGGCATCTCCGAGGCGAGCGCGATCGCCGCCGGCCGCGATCACGAACTGCTCGTCGAGAAGCTGAGCCACGAGGACAGCGTCACCGTGGCGGTGGGGCGATAA
- a CDS encoding cobalt-precorrin-4/precorrin-4 C(11)-methyltransferase translates to MSDSGNENDPQAAIDAAGERRLAERERDSRVYEHSAGDDQEGIPFIGAGPGDPRLLTVAGRELVETADLVVHAGSLVNSELLDRYCADARTVSSIGKDLEELVPLMHEAYEDGDRVVRLHSGDPAIYGAALEQMDALEGEGVPTYFVPGVTSAFAASATLRTQLTLNEVANHVAFTRPQGKTLSAEEDHIGEFVGMGDVTTCIYLGTHAVSETMDRLLADGHDPDTPVAVVYHASWPDEDVIEGTIGTIGERVEEAGYRASAMVIIGDAATGAGYERSYLYGDWASRGSNEDGKSEGSEADGTDADPAAETSEAETEADD, encoded by the coding sequence GTGAGCGATTCCGGGAACGAAAACGACCCGCAGGCCGCCATCGACGCGGCTGGCGAACGCCGACTCGCCGAGCGCGAGCGTGACTCCCGTGTCTACGAGCACAGCGCGGGCGACGACCAGGAGGGGATCCCCTTCATCGGTGCCGGCCCGGGCGATCCGCGGCTGCTGACGGTCGCGGGCAGGGAGCTCGTCGAGACGGCCGATCTCGTGGTACACGCGGGATCGCTGGTCAACAGCGAACTGCTCGATCGATACTGTGCGGACGCCAGAACGGTCAGCTCGATCGGGAAGGATCTCGAGGAGCTCGTCCCGTTGATGCACGAGGCCTACGAGGACGGCGATCGGGTCGTCCGACTCCACAGCGGCGACCCCGCGATCTACGGCGCCGCGCTCGAACAGATGGACGCCCTCGAAGGGGAGGGCGTCCCCACCTACTTCGTCCCCGGCGTCACCTCGGCGTTCGCGGCCAGCGCAACCCTCAGAACCCAGCTGACGCTCAACGAGGTGGCGAACCACGTGGCGTTCACCCGTCCACAGGGCAAGACCCTGAGCGCCGAGGAGGACCACATCGGCGAGTTCGTCGGGATGGGTGACGTGACGACCTGTATCTACCTCGGTACCCACGCCGTGAGCGAGACGATGGACCGGCTGCTCGCCGATGGCCACGATCCCGACACGCCGGTCGCGGTCGTCTATCACGCCTCCTGGCCGGACGAGGACGTCATCGAGGGAACCATCGGGACGATCGGCGAGCGCGTGGAGGAGGCGGGCTACCGCGCCTCCGCGATGGTGATCATCGGTGACGCCGCGACGGGTGCGGGCTACGAGCGCTCCTATCTCTACGGCGACTGGGCGAGCCGCGGATCGAACGAGGACGGGAAGAGCGAGGGAAGCGAGGCCGACGGGACGGACGCCGACCCCGCGGCCGAGACGAGCGAGGCGGAGACGGAGGCCGACGACTGA
- a CDS encoding cobalt-factor II C(20)-methyltransferase gives MTLYGVGLGPGDPGLITVRGKRALDRADVVYSPGRLSRSVALEHVPEERIGDLDFPMTTDEEELRRAWKEAAAEIAPNAREGDVAFVTLGDPNVYSTFGHLRRTLEAFHPDVALELVPGVSAVTAFTTALGVEIDAGAGLALREAARGASPTGPDRMVLFKVTDAPATHEGLVEAGYDVRYGRRLYMEQGETAVTTDPEEIADRDYYTLAYAEKRGLEKERATAAFQTDGNGPEARADGVGTAETDGGERSEASRSSPGLRSGDGESSQVDGNRRFPDRQKTTSSETRRTSEDERSESSGSERSSVESRSTGGTRIERIEGCEHGDCAHGHGGENA, from the coding sequence ATGACCCTCTACGGCGTCGGGCTCGGCCCCGGTGATCCGGGGCTCATCACCGTACGTGGGAAGCGCGCGCTCGACCGCGCCGACGTGGTCTACTCGCCCGGCCGGCTCTCGCGCTCCGTCGCGCTCGAACACGTCCCCGAGGAACGGATCGGTGATCTCGACTTCCCGATGACGACCGACGAGGAGGAGCTCCGGCGCGCCTGGAAGGAGGCTGCCGCGGAGATCGCGCCGAACGCGCGGGAGGGCGACGTCGCGTTCGTCACGCTGGGCGATCCCAACGTCTACTCGACGTTCGGCCACCTCCGGCGCACGCTCGAGGCGTTCCATCCCGACGTCGCGCTCGAACTCGTTCCCGGCGTCAGCGCCGTCACCGCGTTCACGACCGCGCTCGGGGTCGAGATCGACGCCGGCGCCGGACTCGCGCTTCGGGAGGCCGCCCGCGGCGCCTCGCCGACCGGCCCCGATCGGATGGTGCTGTTCAAGGTGACGGACGCGCCCGCGACCCACGAGGGGCTGGTCGAGGCGGGCTACGACGTCAGGTACGGACGTCGCCTCTACATGGAACAGGGCGAGACGGCCGTCACCACGGATCCCGAGGAGATCGCCGATCGGGACTACTACACCCTCGCGTACGCGGAGAAACGGGGACTGGAGAAGGAGCGAGCGACCGCGGCGTTCCAGACCGACGGTAACGGCCCGGAGGCGAGGGCGGACGGCGTCGGGACGGCCGAGACCGACGGCGGTGAGCGAAGCGAAGCTTCGCGATCCTCGCCGGGGCTTCGATCCGGCGACGGTGAGTCGAGCCAAGTCGACGGAAATCGAAGATTTCCGGACCGTCAGAAGACGACGTCTTCTGAGACGAGGCGAACGTCGGAGGACGAGCGGAGCGAGTCTTCCGGCAGCGAACGATCCTCGGTGGAGTCTCGCTCCACCGGCGGGACACGAATCGAGCGCATCGAGGGCTGTGAGCACGGCGACTGCGCTCACGGTCACGGGGGTGAGAACGCGTGA
- the cbiT gene encoding precorrin-6Y C5,15-methyltransferase (decarboxylating) subunit CbiT: MSRVALPHDAKAGPTKPEVRAVLLDKLDLRTTDHFAEVGSCTGAVTIEAARRAGRVTALERKPERLEVTRENLSANETTAAVELREAEAPDGLPEDADALFLGGSRNYEAVLDHAVETGIDRVIMNVSRLEVAGRATEAFRERDLLEGVVQFQVSHGYELAGATSFDSENPVYMLIGGAGPDVAADGGRR; the protein is encoded by the coding sequence ATGTCCCGCGTAGCGCTACCCCACGATGCGAAGGCGGGCCCGACGAAGCCGGAGGTCAGGGCCGTCCTCCTCGATAAGCTGGATCTGCGGACGACGGACCACTTCGCGGAGGTCGGCTCGTGTACCGGCGCCGTCACCATCGAGGCGGCGCGGCGTGCCGGGCGGGTGACGGCGCTCGAACGCAAGCCCGAGCGCCTCGAGGTCACGCGCGAGAACCTCTCGGCCAACGAGACCACGGCGGCGGTCGAGCTCCGTGAGGCGGAAGCCCCCGACGGCCTCCCTGAGGACGCCGACGCGCTGTTCCTCGGCGGCAGCCGCAACTACGAGGCCGTGCTCGACCACGCCGTCGAGACGGGGATCGATCGCGTGATCATGAACGTCTCGCGGCTCGAGGTCGCCGGCCGGGCGACCGAGGCGTTCCGCGAGCGCGACCTGCTCGAGGGAGTCGTCCAGTTCCAGGTGAGCCACGGTTACGAGCTCGCCGGCGCGACGAGCTTCGACTCGGAGAACCCGGTGTACATGCTGATCGGCGGTGCGGGCCCGGACGTGGCCGCCGACGGGGGCCGACGATGA
- a CDS encoding DUF7839 domain-containing protein, producing the protein MAENANGAGSGGSSVLKNKRDATRYQILVQIAERQPAVSQQEIADAIGITAQAVSDYLQDLVKQGFVRKHGRGRYEVSKEGVDWLISQTDELRGFIEHVSESVIGQVEIETALATGVIEEGETVTLSMHGGVLRATPGEGEGATAVAVTDAEEGRDVGITEFKGVLDYELGSVTAVSVPTVENGGSAAVDLTTLVDRVEAHDLLAAAGTEALAAVRAAELEPDVRFGTPLAVQEAATKGLDVLLVAVADRVSAHTDELHEQNIGYEVIDAAEE; encoded by the coding sequence ATGGCAGAGAACGCGAACGGGGCCGGGAGCGGGGGTTCGAGCGTCCTCAAGAACAAACGGGACGCCACGCGCTATCAGATCCTGGTTCAGATCGCCGAACGCCAGCCGGCGGTCAGCCAACAGGAGATCGCCGACGCCATCGGCATCACCGCCCAGGCGGTGAGCGACTACCTGCAGGACCTGGTCAAACAGGGTTTCGTTCGGAAACACGGCCGCGGACGCTACGAGGTGAGCAAGGAGGGCGTCGACTGGCTCATCTCCCAGACCGACGAGCTTCGCGGGTTCATCGAGCACGTCTCCGAGAGCGTCATCGGCCAGGTCGAGATCGAGACCGCCCTCGCGACCGGGGTGATCGAGGAGGGCGAGACGGTGACGCTCTCGATGCACGGCGGCGTTCTCCGGGCGACGCCCGGCGAGGGCGAAGGCGCGACGGCGGTGGCGGTTACGGACGCCGAGGAGGGACGGGACGTCGGCATCACGGAGTTCAAAGGCGTGCTCGACTACGAACTGGGGTCGGTGACGGCCGTCTCCGTGCCGACGGTCGAGAACGGCGGGAGCGCGGCCGTCGATCTGACCACCCTCGTCGATCGCGTGGAAGCGCACGACCTGCTCGCGGCGGCCGGGACCGAGGCGCTCGCGGCGGTTCGTGCTGCGGAGCTCGAGCCGGACGTCCGGTTCGGGACCCCGCTCGCGGTCCAGGAGGCGGCCACGAAGGGTCTCGACGTCCTGCTCGTCGCGGTCGCCGACCGGGTCTCGGCGCACACCGACGAACTCCACGAGCAGAACATCGGCTACGAGGTCATCGACGCGGCCGAAGAATAG
- a CDS encoding (2Fe-2S) ferredoxin domain-containing protein, whose amino-acid sequence MRRRTAEQRDRGLTWVLVCTNDRSSEHACCADAGGRAVLSEVKSWLRERDLFWSRAAVVETACLGLCSENGTAVAFQPRDEWYSDVSPEDVERLLAREFEVELDGSEEGGAAVARE is encoded by the coding sequence ATGCGTCGACGCACCGCCGAGCAGCGCGACCGAGGGCTCACCTGGGTGCTCGTCTGTACGAACGACCGCTCCTCGGAGCACGCCTGTTGTGCCGATGCAGGCGGAAGAGCGGTCCTCTCCGAGGTGAAGTCGTGGCTCCGCGAACGCGACCTGTTCTGGTCGCGGGCGGCGGTCGTCGAGACCGCCTGTCTCGGTCTCTGTAGCGAGAACGGCACCGCGGTCGCGTTCCAACCCCGCGACGAGTGGTACTCCGACGTCAGCCCGGAGGACGTCGAACGGCTGCTCGCCCGGGAGTTCGAGGTCGAACTGGACGGCTCCGAGGAGGGCGGCGCTGCGGTCGCTCGAGAATGA
- a CDS encoding CbtA family protein — MIVDSFKRGIAAGIVAGLAYGSFLALVGNPLVEYLEHAGHGHGHEHGPAAVSELTAAVVSVGSGVLWGVLLGAAFGVAYYLFEPSLPGAGTTKAYVLAGAGFLTVSGAPWLALPPVAPGTEQALATDVRLVVYGVMMAFGATICVLSVGLYRYVRDEHDTSVAAGIAAVPFALCAIPIVLGPTTVSGGSGGLAIAFRWLVVLGQVALWTIIAAVYGGLDRRADGTTPSLDDLDDELTAGA; from the coding sequence ATGATCGTCGACTCGTTCAAGCGGGGGATCGCCGCCGGCATCGTCGCCGGACTCGCCTACGGATCGTTCCTGGCGCTCGTCGGCAACCCGTTGGTCGAGTACCTGGAGCACGCTGGCCACGGTCACGGACACGAGCACGGACCGGCAGCCGTCTCGGAGCTGACGGCGGCGGTCGTGAGCGTCGGCAGCGGCGTCCTGTGGGGAGTCCTGCTCGGGGCGGCGTTCGGCGTCGCCTACTACCTCTTCGAGCCGTCGTTGCCCGGCGCCGGCACGACGAAGGCGTACGTCCTCGCCGGCGCCGGCTTCCTCACCGTGTCGGGCGCTCCGTGGCTCGCGCTCCCGCCGGTCGCTCCGGGCACCGAACAGGCGCTCGCGACCGACGTTCGGCTGGTCGTCTACGGCGTGATGATGGCGTTCGGCGCGACGATCTGTGTGCTCTCGGTCGGGCTGTACCGATACGTCCGCGACGAACACGATACGTCCGTCGCCGCCGGGATCGCTGCCGTGCCGTTCGCGCTCTGTGCGATCCCGATCGTTCTCGGCCCGACCACCGTGTCCGGCGGATCGGGGGGGCTCGCGATCGCGTTTCGGTGGCTCGTCGTCCTGGGGCAGGTCGCGCTCTGGACGATCATCGCCGCCGTCTACGGAGGGCTCGATCGACGGGCCGACGGGACTACCCCATCGCTGGACGATCTCGATGACGAGCTGACGGCGGGTGCCTAA
- a CDS encoding CbtB domain-containing protein — protein MTETDTVRNRIGRAKTDVTPAMAAAALLMAAALGFTLLFLQDPMAHDAMHGFRHAAGITCH, from the coding sequence ATGACGGAGACCGACACCGTTCGCAACCGGATCGGACGCGCGAAGACCGACGTGACGCCGGCGATGGCCGCCGCGGCCCTCCTCATGGCCGCCGCACTCGGGTTCACGCTGCTGTTTCTCCAGGACCCGATGGCTCACGACGCGATGCACGGCTTTCGCCACGCCGCGGGCATCACCTGCCACTGA